From a single Apium graveolens cultivar Ventura chromosome 2, ASM990537v1, whole genome shotgun sequence genomic region:
- the LOC141708131 gene encoding glucan endo-1,3-beta-glucosidase 14, translating into MATHFWPLLLVFSFLDYFVRINGLGVGINYGQIANNLPSPSRVSSLLNSLNISRVKLYDADPNVLTAFSNSKVEFIIGLGNEYLQTMNDPTKALTWIQQHLQPHLSRTKISCILVGNEVFASNATQLRPYLLPAMQSVYGALFNLGLSKQVYVTTAHSLQILSNSFPPSAGSFRDDLTEYIEPILGFHSQTKSPFLINAYPFFAYKDSPDQVSLAYVLFQPNQGMKDPITDLNYDNMLYAQIDSVYSAMRALGHTDVDVQISETGWPSKGDPNEVGATVENAGLYNRNLLRRIEERQGTPARPWVPIDVYVFALFNENLKPGPSSERNYGLYYPNGNPVYDIGVHGYLPRIEYSDSYSACQENGISLIIFALVPLAILLNLK; encoded by the exons ATGGCAACTCACTTCTGGCCTCTTCTTCTTGTTTTCTCTTTTTTAG ATTATTTTGTTAGGATCAATGGCCTTGGAGTTGGAATTAACTATGGCCAAATCGCAAACAATCTGCCTTCTCCCTCACGTGTCTCTTCTCTCCTTAATTCTCTAAATATCAGCAGAGTAAAGCTCTATGATGCTGATCCAAATGTATTAACTGCATTTTCCAATTCAAAGGTCGAATTTATAATTGGACTAGGGAATGAGTATCTTCAAACAATGAATGACCCGACAAAAGCTCTAACTTGGATTCAGCAACATCTTCAGCCACACCTTAGTCGGACTAAGATATCCTGCATTCTTGTTGGAAATGAGGTCTTTGCAAGCAATGCTACTCAATTAAGACCGTATCTCCTTCCTGCAATGCAATCGGTTTATGGAGCTCTTTTTAATCTTGGCCTAAGCAAACAAGTCTATGTAACAACTGCACATTCTCTTCAGATCTTATCTAATTCGTTCCCACCATCTGCAGGGAGTTTTAGAGATGATCTTACAGAATACATAGAGCCCATTCTTGGTTTTCATTCTCAGACTAAATCTCCATTTCTTATAAATGCATATCCTTTTTTCGCATACAAGGATAGCCCGGATCAAGTTTCATTAGCCTACGTGCTTTTCCAGCCTAATCAAGGAATGAAAGATCCAATTACAGATCTCAACTATGATAATATGTTGTACGCACAAATTGATTCTGTTTATTCAGCAATGCGTGCACTGGGCCATACTGATGTAGATGTTCAAATTTCTGAAACCGGCTGGCCCTCGAAGGGGGATCCAAACGAGGTAGGAGCTACAGTAGAAAATGCTGGATTGTACAATAGAAATTTGTTAAGAAGGATAGAAGAAAGACAAGGTACTCCAGCAAGGCCATGGGTACCAATCGACGTATACGTTTTTGCACTTTTTAATGAGAATCTGAAGCCAGGCCCGTCATCAGAAAGGAACTATGGGCTGTACTATCCTAATGGCAATCCGGTTTATGACATTGGTGTACATGGATACCTTCCACGTATTGAATACTCAGACTCTTACTCTGCTTGCCAGGAAAAT GGAATTTCCTTGATCATATTTGCCCTTGTTCCCCTAGCCATTTTACTCAACTTGAAATGA